The following proteins are encoded in a genomic region of Bacillus methanolicus MGA3:
- a CDS encoding tyrosine-type recombinase/integrase: MIDEFERYLLEEGKSENTIKGYIQSVSGFLKWFSESKDVEFTKLHRENVKEYISFLRTVKNAKPKTINTKLNALVKFNEFLVETNVQQDMVLTKKDYMKAQQQYASLAKVKLKDVEKFRQLVLDSGNKRNYALVTLLAYAGLRISEALNLKMQDFNLVSREITVRSGKGDKFRVVFMNDKVKAALQSWLKERKEKGIEHDFLFVSNRNQPLNRTTINKLFKEYSEPIGKDITPHDLRHFFCSHAISRGLSVHEVANQAGHSNIHTTLLYTNPTKDELIQKMNQL; this comes from the coding sequence ATGATTGATGAATTCGAAAGGTATTTACTGGAAGAAGGAAAAAGTGAAAATACAATAAAAGGGTATATCCAGTCTGTTAGCGGTTTTTTAAAGTGGTTCAGTGAATCAAAAGATGTAGAGTTTACAAAGTTGCATCGTGAAAACGTAAAAGAATACATTTCTTTTCTTCGAACCGTAAAAAATGCAAAACCAAAAACTATTAACACGAAACTGAATGCGTTGGTTAAATTCAATGAATTTTTAGTAGAAACGAATGTTCAACAGGATATGGTCTTAACGAAAAAGGATTACATGAAGGCGCAGCAACAATATGCTTCGTTGGCCAAGGTGAAACTAAAGGACGTCGAGAAGTTCCGACAGTTGGTATTAGATAGTGGAAACAAACGAAATTATGCATTGGTTACTCTTTTGGCTTATGCTGGGTTGCGAATTTCTGAGGCATTGAATTTAAAAATGCAGGATTTCAACCTAGTTTCTAGAGAAATCACCGTTCGAAGTGGCAAGGGAGATAAGTTTCGAGTTGTATTTATGAATGACAAAGTAAAAGCTGCTCTTCAGTCATGGTTAAAGGAGCGAAAAGAAAAAGGAATCGAGCATGATTTTCTCTTTGTTAGTAATCGTAATCAACCTTTAAACCGCACAACGATCAATAAACTGTTTAAAGAGTATTCGGAACCTATCGGTAAAGACATTACTCCGCATGATTTACGGCATTTTTTTTGTTCCCATGCGATTAGCAGAGGATTGAGTGTTCATGAAGTAGCGAATCAGGCGGGGCATTCCAATATTCACACGACGCTCTTATATACAAATCCGACAAAAGATGAACTTATTCAAAAAATGAATCAATTATAA